A stretch of Candidatus Hydrogenedentota bacterium DNA encodes these proteins:
- a CDS encoding MFS transporter yields MKNRRAQLIFYLCTIACMAAASGGYDSVLNNYLSHTFNISETTRGWLEFPRELPGLLVVLMTGLLCMLPVTKVGAVAAATFCCGLVGMAALGGSFPLMVCMMVLSSAGQHLMMPMADSLTVALSRPGKTGMLLGQVGAVSTAGSIAGAGLIWLLLDKANPQFRVVFLGAACLAAAGSALYFMMSMPHLHQRRQRMVLLPKFRLYYLLELLNGARKQIFLTFGPWVLIQVYGRPANTIAGLLVVASVLGLFFKPAVGWAIDRFGERAVMTVEGVAIAFVCLGYGYALRLCGGDTQAALPLAGACYVLDNLLFTMGTSRVVYMSRLADSPSEITSTLSMGVSVNHIASMTIPVMAGMIWAGLGYERLFLAAAGLGLIIAAVSRLLPGHHHWRPQV; encoded by the coding sequence ATGAAAAACCGCCGCGCACAGTTAATTTTTTACCTCTGCACCATCGCCTGCATGGCCGCCGCCTCGGGCGGCTACGATTCGGTGCTGAACAACTACCTGTCCCACACTTTCAATATTTCCGAGACCACCCGGGGCTGGCTCGAGTTCCCCCGCGAGCTGCCCGGCCTGCTGGTGGTGCTGATGACGGGGCTGCTCTGCATGCTCCCGGTGACCAAGGTGGGCGCCGTGGCCGCGGCCACCTTCTGCTGCGGGCTGGTGGGCATGGCCGCCCTGGGCGGCTCCTTTCCCCTGATGGTCTGCATGATGGTGCTGTCCAGCGCGGGCCAGCACCTGATGATGCCCATGGCCGACTCCCTCACCGTGGCCCTGAGCAGGCCCGGCAAAACGGGCATGCTCCTCGGCCAGGTGGGCGCCGTGTCCACGGCGGGGAGCATCGCGGGCGCGGGCCTCATCTGGCTGCTGCTGGACAAGGCCAACCCCCAGTTCCGCGTTGTTTTTCTGGGGGCGGCCTGTCTAGCGGCCGCGGGCTCGGCGCTCTATTTCATGATGAGCATGCCCCACCTCCACCAGCGCCGCCAGCGCATGGTCCTTCTTCCGAAGTTCCGGCTCTATTACCTGCTCGAGCTGCTCAACGGCGCGCGCAAGCAGATTTTCCTCACCTTCGGCCCGTGGGTGCTCATCCAGGTGTACGGCCGGCCCGCAAACACCATCGCGGGGCTGCTCGTGGTGGCCTCCGTGCTGGGCCTCTTTTTCAAGCCCGCCGTGGGCTGGGCCATTGACCGGTTCGGCGAACGCGCCGTCATGACCGTCGAGGGCGTCGCCATCGCCTTCGTGTGCCTGGGCTACGGCTACGCGCTGCGCCTCTGCGGCGGCGACACGCAGGCGGCGCTGCCCCTGGCCGGTGCCTGCTATGTCCTGGACAACCTGCTGTTCACCATGGGCACCAGCCGGGTCGTGTACATGTCGCGCCTGGCCGACTCCCCGTCGGAAATCACCAGCACCCTGTCCATGGGCGTCTCGGTCAACCACATCGCCTCCATGACCATCCCCGTCATGGCCGGGATGATTTGGGCCGGTCTCGGCTACGAGCGCCTCTTCCTCGCGGCGGCGGGGCTGGGGCTAATCATCGCCGCCGTCTCGCGGCTGCTCCCCGGCCACCACCACTGGCGGCCCCAGGTGTAA
- a CDS encoding alpha-L-fucosidase, translating into MLTPALYVLCALCAGPQPAVPSPAQYAWHEQERLMFVCIDPATWQGREYDNHSTPLSDINPEILDADQWCRAAKLWGAKQILFVAKHTGGFCWWRTDTTGYGIKDTPWRGGGGDVLAELAEACRRHGLNLGIYVYPGDDTWGAPMGSGGRTGDPAKQEAYNAVYRQQLTEVLTRYGSMTEVWFDGSCVIDVADILAEHAKDAVIFQGPQATIRWPGTESGKLPYPAWNSLKSADLKSGGATAVHGDPDGDAWAPLEADTTLYDHFWFWAAKNEAHRKSLAELMDIYYKSAGRGGVLLLNSTPNTDGLIPEGDLKLYEAFGKEIERRFANPLAEAADRTGMTVELELPQPALVNHAVIMEDYRQGERIRGYVVEGLVNGEWARLCDGSSVGRKKIDVFRPVLVEKARLRVIVAPAEPIIRHFAVYYVDGVFGGSLTSGRETTASAFHSNPYAADRATDNDPDTRWGTPDGTTACWLEVDLGASVRFGRMTAAELADCVQAFSLEYRDDSDSPWKAAHTGTTLGENYQADFTPVTARHVRLNITEASGPPTIWEFNLHAADALWEECASWDGTAQPDAPLTLAVDLSRHIPRPGQYEVRLQRADGAVPEVARVELLYEGSTATPGLLSDLGGGAFNVNRTAQVTKETRSVLVLDLTPGCGRGAVLVRPRL; encoded by the coding sequence ATGCTGACCCCGGCCCTGTATGTCCTGTGCGCCCTCTGCGCCGGCCCGCAACCGGCCGTCCCCTCGCCGGCGCAGTATGCCTGGCACGAGCAGGAGCGGCTCATGTTTGTCTGCATTGACCCCGCCACCTGGCAGGGCCGCGAGTATGACAACCACTCGACGCCCCTGTCAGACATCAACCCCGAAATACTGGACGCGGACCAGTGGTGCCGCGCCGCGAAGCTCTGGGGCGCGAAACAAATCCTCTTCGTGGCAAAGCACACCGGCGGCTTCTGCTGGTGGCGGACGGACACGACCGGCTACGGCATCAAGGACACGCCCTGGCGGGGCGGCGGGGGGGACGTGCTGGCGGAGCTGGCCGAAGCCTGCCGCCGCCACGGTCTGAACCTCGGCATTTATGTCTACCCCGGCGACGACACCTGGGGCGCGCCCATGGGCAGCGGCGGGCGCACCGGCGACCCGGCGAAGCAGGAGGCCTACAACGCGGTCTACCGGCAGCAGCTCACGGAGGTGCTCACCCGCTACGGAAGCATGACCGAGGTGTGGTTTGACGGGAGCTGCGTGATTGACGTGGCCGACATCCTGGCGGAGCACGCGAAGGACGCCGTCATCTTCCAGGGGCCGCAGGCCACCATCCGCTGGCCGGGCACGGAGTCGGGCAAGCTGCCCTACCCGGCGTGGAACTCGCTGAAGTCGGCGGACCTGAAAAGCGGCGGCGCCACGGCGGTCCACGGGGACCCGGACGGGGACGCCTGGGCGCCCCTCGAGGCGGACACCACGCTGTACGACCATTTCTGGTTCTGGGCGGCGAAGAACGAGGCGCACCGCAAGAGCCTCGCCGAGCTCATGGACATCTATTACAAATCCGCGGGGCGCGGCGGGGTGCTGCTGCTGAACTCCACGCCCAACACGGACGGGCTGATCCCGGAGGGGGACCTGAAACTCTACGAGGCGTTCGGCAAGGAGATTGAGCGCCGCTTCGCCAACCCCCTCGCGGAGGCGGCGGACCGGACGGGCATGACGGTGGAGCTTGAACTGCCGCAGCCTGCGCTGGTCAACCACGCGGTCATCATGGAGGACTACCGGCAGGGGGAGCGCATCCGCGGGTATGTGGTCGAGGGTTTGGTGAACGGGGAATGGGCGCGTCTTTGCGACGGCAGCTCCGTGGGCCGCAAGAAGATTGACGTGTTCCGTCCGGTCCTCGTGGAAAAGGCGCGGCTGCGCGTCATCGTCGCGCCCGCCGAGCCCATTATCCGGCATTTCGCGGTGTATTACGTGGACGGTGTCTTCGGCGGCTCCCTCACCTCGGGCCGGGAGACCACGGCCTCGGCCTTCCACAGCAACCCCTACGCGGCGGACCGGGCCACGGACAACGACCCGGACACCCGCTGGGGCACGCCGGACGGCACCACCGCCTGCTGGCTCGAGGTGGACCTCGGCGCGTCGGTCCGCTTTGGCCGGATGACGGCTGCGGAACTGGCGGACTGCGTCCAGGCCTTCTCCCTCGAATACCGGGACGATTCAGACAGCCCCTGGAAGGCCGCGCACACGGGCACGACCCTCGGCGAAAACTATCAGGCGGACTTCACACCCGTGACCGCGCGGCACGTCCGTCTGAACATCACCGAAGCCTCCGGCCCGCCCACCATTTGGGAGTTCAACCTGCACGCGGCGGACGCCCTCTGGGAGGAGTGCGCCTCGTGGGACGGCACCGCGCAGCCCGACGCGCCCCTCACGCTTGCGGTGGACCTGTCAAGGCACATCCCCCGCCCCGGCCAGTATGAGGTACGCCTGCAGCGGGCCGACGGCGCCGTGCCGGAGGTGGCCCGGGTCGAACTGCTCTATGAAGGCAGCACCGCGACGCCGGGGCTGCTCTCCGACCTGGGCGGCGGGGCGTTCAACGTCAACCGGACCGCCCAGGTGACCAAAGAGACCCGTTCTGTCCTCGTGCTGGACCTGACGCCCGGCTGCGGGCGGGGCGCGGTTCTTGTCCGTCCACGACTGTAA
- a CDS encoding B12-binding domain-containing radical SAM protein: MKIFLANVGLRRPTYPLASPPMGILYLAAYLRRHFEADFVLINQREDNIPNDDLLRKIKDFAPDVVGFSSLTPAAHSVPYLTEGVRRALPKALILLGGPHASSFQEAALEGTSADASVPGEGELAFEQILRRHLDGSDFSDIPGVHWRDKDGRVVSNPGRLPYIEDLDSLPFPAYDLIDIKKYWRLQSMPPIPRRKYISLTSSRGCPYHCGWCHRIFGDQFRFHSADRIADEVEHYVKTYGVNDIEFLDDIFNYDPRRVLGFNRELHKRNIRLKIAFPNGVRGDMLTEEVIDSMVDSGTYFCSFALETGTPRLQKLMGKHLNIPRFLKAVEMAVNRGIFANGFVMLGFPTETEEEMLQTIRVATDSYLHTASFFTVVPFPGTQVFRYAQEMKPERLVSLKYDNIDFSLAPVNLSTVPDEVLFGFQRQANRQFFGKPSRIYRIMRDFPQRRRLPYYIPIYVSRVTKDLFKFGKKSSV; this comes from the coding sequence CTGAAAATTTTTCTGGCCAATGTCGGCCTCCGCAGACCCACCTATCCCCTCGCCAGCCCTCCCATGGGCATTCTCTACCTCGCGGCCTATCTCCGGAGGCATTTCGAGGCCGATTTTGTTCTGATCAACCAGCGGGAAGACAACATCCCCAACGATGATCTGCTTCGAAAAATCAAGGATTTTGCGCCTGACGTCGTGGGTTTCTCCTCCCTCACCCCCGCCGCGCACTCGGTGCCCTACCTTACCGAAGGCGTCCGCCGCGCCCTGCCCAAGGCGCTGATACTGCTGGGCGGGCCCCACGCCTCCTCGTTTCAGGAGGCGGCGCTTGAGGGGACCAGCGCGGACGCCTCCGTGCCGGGCGAGGGGGAGCTGGCCTTCGAGCAGATACTGCGGCGGCATCTGGACGGGAGCGATTTTTCGGACATTCCCGGCGTCCACTGGCGGGACAAGGACGGCCGGGTGGTGAGCAATCCAGGCCGCCTCCCCTACATAGAAGACTTGGACTCCCTGCCCTTTCCCGCATACGACCTTATTGACATCAAGAAGTACTGGCGACTCCAGTCCATGCCGCCCATCCCCCGGCGAAAATACATCTCACTCACCAGCAGCCGGGGATGCCCCTACCATTGCGGCTGGTGCCACCGCATCTTCGGCGACCAGTTCCGATTTCATTCGGCGGACCGCATTGCCGACGAGGTCGAGCACTATGTGAAGACCTACGGTGTGAACGACATCGAGTTTCTCGACGACATTTTCAACTATGACCCCCGCCGCGTGCTGGGGTTCAACCGCGAACTGCACAAGCGGAACATCAGGCTGAAGATCGCTTTTCCCAACGGGGTCCGCGGGGACATGCTGACCGAGGAGGTCATTGACAGCATGGTGGACTCGGGAACCTATTTTTGCAGTTTCGCCCTGGAGACCGGCACGCCGCGCCTCCAGAAGCTTATGGGCAAGCACCTGAACATCCCCCGTTTTCTCAAGGCGGTGGAAATGGCCGTGAACCGCGGCATCTTTGCCAACGGATTCGTCATGCTCGGGTTCCCCACGGAGACCGAGGAGGAAATGCTCCAGACCATCCGGGTGGCCACCGATTCATACCTGCACACGGCCTCCTTCTTCACCGTCGTCCCCTTTCCCGGCACCCAGGTGTTCCGCTATGCCCAGGAAATGAAGCCGGAGCGGCTCGTCTCGCTCAAATATGACAATATTGACTTTTCCCTGGCGCCCGTGAACCTTTCCACCGTGCCCGACGAGGTGCTCTTCGGATTTCAGCGGCAGGCCAACCGGCAGTTCTTCGGCAAGCCCTCCCGCATATACCGCATCATGAGGGACTTCCCCCAGCGGCGGCGGCTGCCCTACTACATCCCCATATACGTGTCCCGCGTGACAAAAGATCTGTTCAAGTTCGGCAAAAAGTCTTCCGTGTGA
- a CDS encoding beta-lactamase family protein, giving the protein MRTLFLVLCMAGAGVMGAACAAERPVTGAPVPGYEALDTAAQSFMDLVGCKAGTVAVSRDGVLLYSRGFGWRDRRGAEPAAPDALMRIASVSKPITAAAFCRLFKAGEMNPEAPVFPLQDIAPPAWAKPDPRLEQITVAHLLEHKGGWDRGKSFDPMFMTGRVEKSLRLERSARPEDVVRFMLGQPLQFDPGAESVYSNFGFCVLGRVLEKKLGMPYMECIRTLVLDPASITDIELGRDSALKRGKREVEYPVRDGLFSIEVMDAHGGLIASAPALCRFMDVYWISGFLRKPEESQDWTFFGSLPGTLSMARQRKDGLNVAALFNSRRGGGNEDLDLLKQTVDAALDGLGSE; this is encoded by the coding sequence ATGCGGACTCTTTTTCTTGTGCTGTGTATGGCGGGCGCCGGTGTCATGGGCGCGGCCTGCGCGGCGGAGCGGCCGGTCACGGGCGCGCCCGTGCCGGGGTATGAGGCGCTGGACACCGCCGCCCAGTCCTTCATGGACCTGGTGGGCTGCAAGGCGGGGACGGTGGCGGTGTCCCGCGACGGGGTGCTGCTGTACTCGCGCGGGTTTGGCTGGCGTGACCGCCGCGGCGCCGAGCCGGCCGCGCCGGACGCGCTGATGCGGATAGCCAGCGTGAGCAAGCCGATTACCGCGGCGGCCTTCTGCCGCCTTTTCAAGGCGGGGGAAATGAACCCGGAAGCCCCGGTTTTCCCGCTGCAGGACATCGCGCCGCCCGCCTGGGCGAAGCCGGACCCGCGTCTGGAGCAAATCACGGTGGCGCACCTGCTGGAGCACAAGGGCGGCTGGGACCGCGGGAAATCCTTTGACCCGATGTTCATGACGGGACGCGTGGAGAAAAGCCTGCGGCTGGAAAGGTCCGCACGGCCGGAGGATGTCGTGCGGTTCATGCTCGGCCAGCCGTTGCAGTTTGACCCGGGCGCGGAGTCGGTCTACTCGAATTTCGGCTTTTGCGTGCTGGGGCGGGTGCTGGAGAAGAAGCTGGGCATGCCGTACATGGAGTGCATTCGGACACTGGTGCTGGACCCGGCGTCCATCACGGACATTGAGCTTGGCCGGGACTCCGCCCTGAAGCGCGGAAAGCGCGAGGTGGAGTACCCCGTTCGTGACGGGTTGTTCTCCATCGAGGTGATGGACGCGCACGGGGGGCTGATAGCGTCCGCCCCGGCCCTGTGCCGGTTTATGGACGTGTACTGGATCAGCGGATTCCTCCGGAAGCCGGAAGAGTCCCAGGACTGGACCTTCTTTGGCAGCCTTCCGGGAACCCTGTCCATGGCGCGCCAGCGCAAGGACGGGCTGAACGTGGCGGCCCTGTTCAACAGCAGGCGCGGGGGGGGGAACGAGGACTTGGACCTGCTGAAGCAGACGGTGGACGCGGCGCTGGACGGCCTGGGCTCAGAATAG
- a CDS encoding glycosyltransferase family 2 protein → MAETTEKIAGLAVVIPCHNAGPRLAPVVAGALARAEKVIVVDDGCTDGSTDGAAEAGAEMLVFPVNRGKGHALLAGIARALEHLETRVVCTMDADGQHDPAELPGLLAAFDAARADLLIGRRTFDTGSVPWRSRFGNRATALVTRLLLGRDLPDTQCGYRLMSRGFAEALAGNLSGGRYETEMEMIVYAVRAGHTLASAPVRTLYEPGNRSSHFRKVRDSWLIYARLLRAVRRFPRS, encoded by the coding sequence TTGGCGGAGACAACAGAAAAAATCGCGGGACTTGCCGTGGTAATCCCGTGCCACAACGCGGGGCCGCGCCTTGCGCCGGTCGTGGCGGGGGCGCTGGCGCGGGCGGAAAAGGTCATCGTGGTGGATGACGGCTGCACGGACGGGTCAACGGACGGGGCGGCTGAGGCCGGTGCGGAGATGCTGGTCTTTCCGGTGAACCGGGGGAAGGGGCACGCCCTGCTTGCGGGCATTGCGCGGGCGCTGGAGCATCTGGAGACGCGGGTGGTCTGCACCATGGACGCGGACGGGCAGCACGACCCCGCGGAGCTGCCGGGGCTGCTGGCCGCGTTTGACGCGGCCCGGGCGGACCTGCTCATCGGACGGCGCACTTTTGACACGGGGAGTGTGCCGTGGCGGAGCCGCTTCGGAAACCGGGCCACGGCGCTGGTCACCCGGCTGCTGCTGGGCCGCGACCTTCCGGACACGCAGTGCGGCTACCGGCTGATGTCGCGGGGTTTTGCGGAGGCCCTCGCCGGGAATTTGTCCGGCGGGCGCTATGAGACGGAAATGGAGATGATTGTCTATGCCGTCCGCGCCGGGCACACCCTGGCCAGCGCGCCGGTGCGCACCCTGTACGAGCCGGGAAACCGCTCCTCGCATTTCCGGAAAGTGCGGGACTCGTGGCTGATTTACGCGCGCCTGCTGCGGGCGGTGCGCCGCTTTCCGCGAAGCTGA
- the pelA gene encoding pectate lyase produces MLGIGLVLLQALTAPGADGVFFQAHRGGMLEVPENTLAAFRHAWSCPGAVPEVDVTTSKDRELVCIHDDTLARTTDAPEPVSKTPVWELTAEQIRQWDAGVKFGGQYAGEKVPLLSEVLEMMREAPERRAYLDLKRVDLEQLAAMLREYGVMDRVIFVHGNPAELARLQGLFPGAQTMTWLSGSPARIKSGYEQLLADKFKGISQLQFHLNVSRKEPDIEYFLDKEFLARALRETADAGVALQVRPMDFDVKSLGKLIDLGIRWFVADEPRRFADTVAAHQAPPTVDKFSDGVKHYRDGSGSTEYGRYAAEQVREIAENVLLYQRSNGGWPPNRDPLRVLSGEEKAQLLAEKDKRDTSFDNRTTYTQVEYLAGAHNQTGDPLFLDGCLRGLEFILNAQYENGGFPHSWPDSGNYRPHITFMDDVMTGTLATLRRAAAGAAPFGFLDKALRERAADAVRRGDALILRLQQTQNGEPAVWAGQYDRETLQPVMARTFELPSLVSAESVNVVRYLMSIEPPTPEIVRAVNGAVKWFGRSAIRGLRIERVPAETVRYEHHTSDSDVRAVEDPDAPRIWARFYELDTNRPFMANRDGVKVYSLAEVDRERRTGYAWYGGAPEALLSKEYPAWVAKWGVAPGEK; encoded by the coding sequence ATGCTGGGAATTGGGCTCGTGCTTTTGCAGGCCTTGACGGCGCCGGGCGCCGACGGGGTCTTTTTTCAGGCGCACCGGGGCGGCATGCTGGAGGTGCCGGAAAACACCCTGGCCGCGTTCCGCCACGCCTGGTCCTGCCCCGGCGCGGTTCCGGAGGTGGATGTGACCACCTCAAAGGACAGGGAGCTGGTCTGTATTCATGACGACACCCTGGCACGGACCACGGACGCCCCGGAACCAGTCAGCAAAACGCCCGTGTGGGAATTGACGGCGGAACAAATCCGGCAGTGGGACGCGGGGGTGAAATTTGGCGGGCAATACGCGGGCGAGAAGGTGCCGCTGCTGTCCGAGGTGCTGGAGATGATGCGGGAGGCGCCGGAGCGCCGGGCCTATCTTGACCTGAAACGGGTGGACCTGGAACAGCTCGCCGCGATGCTCCGCGAATACGGCGTGATGGACCGGGTCATCTTTGTCCACGGCAACCCGGCGGAACTGGCCCGGCTTCAGGGCCTTTTTCCCGGCGCGCAAACCATGACCTGGCTCAGCGGGTCCCCGGCGAGGATAAAAAGCGGCTACGAACAACTCCTCGCGGACAAGTTCAAGGGCATAAGCCAGTTGCAGTTTCACCTGAACGTCTCCCGGAAAGAGCCGGATATCGAGTACTTTCTGGACAAGGAGTTTTTGGCGCGGGCCCTCCGGGAAACTGCGGACGCCGGGGTGGCTCTCCAGGTGCGGCCCATGGACTTTGATGTGAAGTCTCTGGGAAAACTGATTGACCTGGGCATCCGCTGGTTTGTCGCCGACGAGCCGCGCCGCTTCGCGGACACTGTCGCCGCGCACCAAGCCCCGCCGACGGTGGACAAGTTTTCCGACGGGGTGAAGCATTACCGGGACGGCTCGGGTAGCACGGAGTACGGGCGGTACGCGGCGGAACAGGTCCGTGAAATCGCGGAAAATGTCCTGCTTTACCAGCGGTCCAACGGCGGCTGGCCGCCCAACCGGGACCCGTTGCGCGTTCTTTCCGGGGAGGAAAAAGCCCAACTCCTTGCCGAGAAGGACAAGCGGGACACCAGTTTCGACAACCGCACCACCTACACGCAGGTGGAATACCTGGCGGGGGCACACAACCAAACCGGCGACCCGCTTTTCCTTGACGGCTGCCTGCGCGGACTGGAGTTCATCCTCAACGCGCAGTATGAAAACGGCGGCTTCCCCCATTCGTGGCCCGATTCGGGAAATTACCGCCCGCACATCACCTTCATGGACGACGTGATGACGGGCACGTTGGCAACGCTCCGCAGGGCGGCGGCGGGCGCGGCGCCTTTCGGTTTTCTCGACAAGGCGCTGCGTGAACGCGCGGCGGACGCGGTGCGCCGGGGCGACGCGCTGATTCTGCGCCTCCAGCAGACCCAGAACGGCGAGCCGGCGGTCTGGGCCGGGCAGTACGACCGGGAGACCCTCCAGCCCGTCATGGCGCGGACCTTTGAGCTGCCCTCGCTGGTCAGCGCGGAGAGCGTGAACGTGGTCCGGTATTTGATGTCCATCGAACCGCCCACCCCGGAGATTGTCCGCGCCGTCAACGGCGCCGTGAAATGGTTCGGGCGCTCCGCCATCCGCGGGCTGCGCATCGAGCGGGTGCCCGCCGAAACCGTCCGCTACGAGCACCACACCTCCGACTCGGACGTGCGCGCCGTGGAGGACCCGGACGCGCCCCGCATCTGGGCGCGCTTTTATGAGCTGGACACCAACCGCCCCTTCATGGCGAACCGGGACGGGGTGAAGGTTTACAGCCTGGCCGAGGTGGACCGGGAGCGCCGCACGGGCTACGCCTGGTACGGGGGCGCACCCGAGGCGCTGCTCTCAAAAGAGTACCCGGCCTGGGTGGCAAAGTGGGGCGTGGCGCCGGGCGAAAAGTAG
- a CDS encoding prolyl oligopeptidase family serine peptidase — MKRKTWKLPALAVLLLAGAGCLGMGCRRGGECIEVYGVTRHFRLHTPPNAASLGPIPLVLALHQFSDTARGMERLTNFNDLADAEGFIVAYPQGRWRVWNSRGDGKADDVAFLTALVDHIAVRHSVDMKRVYATGASAGGMMVQRLACQTDFLAAIAPVMGSMDTGAAERCPGGAPLPVLLLHGDADPVVPYNGGETYAGPGRVENFLSAMENAAFWARRNGCAGEPMTEELPDDGPEDAFSLRRTVWPCATGNEALLYTVVGGGHTWPGGDNRYPRFITGPAAPVPDASRLIWDFFKRHAKP; from the coding sequence ATGAAAAGAAAAACATGGAAACTGCCTGCGCTTGCCGTGCTCCTTCTGGCGGGCGCCGGTTGCCTGGGCATGGGCTGCCGCCGGGGCGGGGAATGCATCGAGGTGTACGGTGTCACCCGGCACTTCCGCCTGCACACGCCGCCAAACGCGGCATCACTCGGGCCGATCCCCCTGGTGCTCGCCCTGCACCAGTTCAGCGACACGGCGCGGGGCATGGAGCGGCTCACCAATTTCAACGACCTCGCCGACGCCGAAGGCTTCATCGTGGCCTATCCGCAGGGGCGCTGGCGCGTTTGGAACAGCAGGGGCGACGGGAAGGCGGACGATGTGGCCTTTCTCACCGCCCTGGTGGACCACATCGCCGTGCGCCATTCCGTGGACATGAAGCGTGTCTATGCCACCGGCGCCTCCGCCGGGGGCATGATGGTCCAGCGGCTCGCCTGCCAGACGGACTTTCTCGCCGCAATCGCCCCCGTCATGGGCAGCATGGACACCGGTGCTGCGGAACGGTGCCCCGGCGGCGCGCCCCTGCCCGTGCTGCTCCTCCATGGCGATGCGGACCCCGTGGTTCCCTACAACGGCGGCGAAACCTATGCCGGGCCGGGCCGCGTCGAGAATTTCCTGTCCGCCATGGAGAACGCCGCGTTCTGGGCGCGCCGCAACGGCTGCGCGGGGGAACCCATGACGGAGGAGCTGCCCGACGACGGACCGGAGGACGCGTTTTCCCTGCGCCGCACCGTGTGGCCCTGCGCAACCGGGAACGAGGCGCTGCTGTACACCGTGGTCGGCGGGGGCCACACCTGGCCCGGAGGCGACAACCGTTACCCGCGGTTCATCACCGGCCCCGCCGCACCGGTTCCCGACGCGTCGCGCCTCATTTGGGACTTCTTCAAACGGCACGCCAAACCATGA